A genomic window from Aquila chrysaetos chrysaetos chromosome 9, bAquChr1.4, whole genome shotgun sequence includes:
- the LOC115346083 gene encoding C-C motif chemokine 3-like, translating into MLAARTVLLLVLLLTFSLHCAAAYNMPTECCFKHAQKPIRHIQNFYETPSDCSLPAVVIVAASGAEVCADPKKPWVKRAMKKLRRKK; encoded by the exons ATGCTTGCTGCAAGGACAGTCCTGCTGCTCGTGCTGCTCCTCACCTTCTCCCTGCACTGTGCTGCAG CCTACAACATGCCCACCGAATGCTGCTTCAAGCATGCACAGAAACCCATCCGACACATACAGAATTTCTATGAGACGCCCAGCGACTGTTCCTTGCCTGCAGTTGT GATAGTAGCTGCCAGCGGTGCCGAGGTCTGCGCTGACCCCAAGAAGCCCTGGGTGAAGAGAGCCATGAAAAAGCTTcgaaggaaaaaatga
- the LOC115346289 gene encoding C-C motif chemokine 5-like: MLSARMVLVLVMLLTLSPRCDAAPYTPSECCFSYIKSRLRLANLKGFYTTPKECFSPATVFVTRNETKVCANPEMPWVEKAVEMLQKRKRLHAP, encoded by the exons ATGCTCAGTGCAAGGATGGTCCTGGTGCTCGTGATGCTACTCACCCTCTCCCCACGCTGTGATGCAG CCCCTTACACACCATCTGAGTGCTGCTTCAGTTACATAAAGTCCCGTCTCCGGCTGGCTAACCTGAAGGGTTTCTACACAACTCCCAAGGAGTGTTTTTCCCCAGCAACTGT GTTTGTGACCAGGAACGAGACCAAGGTCTGCGCAAACCCAGAGATGCCTTGGGTGGAGAAAGCGGTTGAgatgcttcagaaaagaaaaagacttcatGCCCCGTGA
- the CX3CL1 gene encoding fractalkine, whose translation MKAVSLRVLFVLKVLCLATLAGGQPKAPLKCSTECSRFTSRIAAKRIRSYRMTESRCTKQAVIFITLKSLEICADPEEEWVKKIIQKLDQKNAAASPLPRDATSAVAPEEAGVFQKHVGHTVTVPSRATAPTSFFQGTGTTVLERICVPAARMEASSKPPPAMQDTTQVPAGSSPVIQEVAACSEVTPEANRDSLKSPAPSTTFAAGMVSSQSTPYPTALVHGFDNAVGSTEEPVGHTANATADIGDTTSPSSNSDPMAITKGSDHPVLSTNESLDPTSARDNAPDAASSSSSSDLPSLLDSMEITTVPATPVPPEATSVSTLNSTTAIDKGTSVYTNKVASSSAGAFGTRIFDSSSPVAKQEPSDTTVFTSQAFSGQVRVQITTERPNNLPLPSFLSRSQMHFIIPVSVVGGLMVCSVAIVWLYLKFGVKTEEMSREMVQGLLYQNEGHENSVYPMEVI comes from the exons GGCAACCCAAAGCACCTCTGAAGTGTTCAACAGAGTGCAGCCGTTTTACATCTAGGATAGCGGCGAAGCGGATAAGGAGCTACCGCATGACCGAATCCCGCTGCACCAAACAAGCTGTCAT atttattacTCTGAAGTCCCTGGAGATTTGTGCAGATCCAGAGGAAGAGTGGGTGAAGAAGATCATACAGAAACTGGACCAGAAAAATGCCGCAGCCTCCCCACTTCCACGTGACGCCACCTCAGCAGTGGCACCAGAAGAGGCCggtgtttttcagaaacatgttGGTCATACAGTAACAGTTCCATCTCGAGCGACTGCTCCAACTAGTTTCTTCCAAGGAACTGGCACAACAGTTCTGGAGAGAATATGTGTTCCTGCTGCCAGGATGGAGGCATCCAGCAAGCCTCCACCAGCCATGCAGGACACCACCCAGGTCCCTGCAGGATCATCCCCTGTGATACAAGAAGTTGCTGCCTGCTCAGAAGTCACTCCAGAAGCAAACAGAGATTCCTTAAAATCTCCTGCACCTTCAACAACTTTTGCAGCAGGCATGGTCTCCAGCCAGTCCACCCCATACCCCACGGCTCTTGTGCATGGCTTTGACAATGCTGTGGGATCTACAGAAGAACCTGTAGGACATACCGCAAATGCTACGGCTGATATTGGAGACACCACTTCTCCTAGCTCAAATTCAGACCCCATGGCCATTACTAAAGGATCAGACCATCCTGTACTTTCTACAAATGAATCCCTGGACCCTACAAGTGCAAGAGACAATGCACCAGATGCTGCTTCTAGCAGTTCTAGTTCAGatctcccctccctcctggaCAGCATGGAGATCACCACAGTCCCAGCCACACCAGTTCCACCAGAGGCTACCTCAGTTTCTACTCTAAACTCCACAACTGCCATAGACAAAGGTACTTCTGTCTATACCAATAAGGTTGCCAGTTCTTCTGCAGGTGCTTTTGGTACTAGAATATTTGATTCTTCATCGCCTGTAGCAAAGCAAGAGCCTTCAGATACAACAGTTTTTACTAGTCAAGCATTCTCAGGCCAAGTCAGAGTGCAGATAACTACAGAAAGACCAAACAAtctgcctctccccagcttCTTGTCAAGATCTCAGATGCATTTTATCATCCCAGTTTCTGTGGTAGGTGGCCTGATGGTTTGCAGTGTTGCCATTGTGTGGCTATATCTAAAATTTGGAGTCAAAACGGAAGAAATGTCAAGAGAAATGGTACAGGGGTTGCTCTACCAGAATGAAGGACATGAAAACAGCGTCTATCCAATGGAAGTAATCTGA